The nucleotide sequence TACCGAGGCCGGCACCTGCCACACGCCCATTTCCTGAAACGGATGCCGGGGCTCACCCCAGTGGTTATACCGACCCGGCAGGTAAGTGGGGTGCAGAGATGAATTGTACCGATAACCCGCCTGTTGCACATCGTTCGGGTCAACAAATCCCATGCGTGCCCGCCGGAATCCGGTTACGGGACGGCCAAGCAACTTTTCGAGCGCGAGCCGCGATTTGAGCAGATCAGCCGGTTCAAACGTCGTGTGGTAATAGCCATGCGACGCAATTTCGTGCTTTGTTGCCAGGCCCTGAATCAGTTCTGGCTCGTGCAGGGCGTAGTTGGCCGTTGTAAACAGCGTAGCGCGGGTGCCGACAGCATCGAAGCGTTCGGCGAGCAGTCGCAGGCCCTGCGTTGAAACGGCAATTTGTTCGCTTAAGGAAATATCATGGCCAAATTCAACGGCGGTGTCAAACTCTTCTACGTCAACGGTGAATAAAATCGCTCGGTCTCCATAGCGGTTTTGATAGGCCGGATCGGCTGCTTGGTTTGTGCTTTCCATGTTGTCGTTACGGTCTCCTCAATCTCACTGGTATCGCCGATGATATAAGCCGGTCGTTGCTTTACTTCGATGAAGGTTTTGCCTAGATAGACCCCAATAATGCCGATCATGATAAACTGAACCCCGCCGATCAGGGCCATCAGGACTACCAGAGTTGTCCAGCCCGATACAGTCGCGTTCGTGAAAAAGTATTCATACAATACTTCTGCGCCGAACAGAGTGGCAAACAATGACATGCCGAAGCCCAGCAAAACAGACAAATATAGCGGCCGTGTCGAGAACGACGTAATGCCCATGGCGGCCAGTTTGAGCATCTTGCGGAACGAGTACTTCGAGCGCCCGGCGTAACGGGCCGCCGGCTGGTAAATAATCCGGCATTGCTGGAAGCCAATCCACGAAATAGCCCCGCGCAGAAACAGATCGTTTTCTTTAAACTCGTTTATTGTGTCAACAACCTTACGGTCGAGCAGCCGGAAGTCAGCTGCACCGTCTTCAAGCTGCAGATTTGAAACATTGCGCAGTAGGGTATAGAACGCTTTTGACGTGGAGCGTTTGAACCACGATAACTTTGGGTCAGCCTGGCGGACTGTATAAACCACTTCGTAACCTTCACGCCATTTGGCAATCAGCGCAGGAATCAGCTCCGGAGGATGCTGCAGGTCGGCGTCAAGGCAGATGATGGCCTCCCCCGGGCGTGTTCATACCCGGCCCGCAGGGCCATCTGGTGGCCGAAGTTTCGGGAAAAAGATAGATACCGGACCACAGCATACGCCTTACTTAATTGGCGCAGTACGTGCCGAGTCTGATCGGTGCTGCCGTCGTCGATAATTAATAGTTCATAGGAACCATAGGGCTCCATCACAGCCATGAGCCGATGAATAAGAACCGGCAGGTTCTCTTCTTCGTTATAGGCCGGTACGATCAGACTAATCATCCCATAATCGGTTTTCATTTCTGCTTTTGGGTATGTTACGGTAGGTAATTTAGAAGCACTAAAGTAGGTAGTTATACTTATTGATGGAATGATGTTGAATTAAACTTAGCTTAAAGTTGTCATCCAGACCGACAGGTCTGTTCATTATGTTGCCTTTGTGAAATATGTCTCCAATTACATCAACGTCTCCAAAAAACTTGCGAGGGGCTGATAGCCAGCTGGTTCATCAGGAAGAGCAGCGTCAGGATCTTGGCTTCGGTACTAAGCTCAGTGAAGCGTACTCACGGCTGATTAACAAAGACGGGAGTTTTAATATAAAGCGGGTAAACGAGGCATTCTGGGACCGGCTTAATGTATACAATCGGTTGATTATGATGAGATGGGCCAGTTTTTTGAGCTGGGTTATTCTCGCTTATCTGGTGGCCAATCTAGTATTTGCCGGTATTTATATGCTGGCGGGGGCCGACAACCTGAAAAGCTCAAACGATCAGGCGTTTAATGGTGATTTCTGGAAGGCGTTCTTTTTTAGCGCGCAGACACTTACAACAGTGGGCTATGGACACATTGCTCCCAACAGTTTCCTGACCAGCTCAATTGCCGCCTTCGAATCCATGCTGGGGTTACTAGCCTTTGCCCTGGCAACCGGTTTACTGTACGGCCGGTTTTCGAGGCCAACTGCGCATATCCGTTTTTCGGCAAAAGCGGTTTTCGCACCGTATCTGGACGTAAATGGGTGGATGTTTCGGGTTATCAATGCGCGGGCCAACCAACTGATCGATGTCGAGGTCGAGGTATCTCTCTCGCGTCTCGAAACCAGGCCTGATGGTACGAAGTATCGACGGTATAACAGCCTGAATCTCGAACGACATAAGGTAGCGTTCTTTCCGACCAACTGGACGCTGGTTCATCCCATTACGACCGAAAGCCCGCTGCACGGCTGCACACCCGAAGACCTGGCTAATTCCGACGCAGAATTCCTAATTTTGCTGCGGGCAACGGACGATACGTTCTCGCAGACGGTCCACACCCGATACTCGTACCGCTACGATGAGGTGCTCTGGGGACGAAAATTCCGGGCGATGTTCGACGGGAGTCAGCATGGGATGGTGACGCTCGACCTGAACAAACTCGACGAAACCGACGAAGTCCCGCTTAATTGAACCGAAGGTAGTCGCCCGGCGACTGCCTGTTGCTTATCAGCATGCAAATTCCTTCTTTTTTACGCCCCGGCGATACAGTCGCGGTGATGTCGCCGGCCAGTTGGTTTCCCTACGAAGAACTGGCCGAGGG is from Spirosoma taeanense and encodes:
- a CDS encoding polysaccharide deacetylase family protein; this encodes MESTNQAADPAYQNRYGDRAILFTVDVEEFDTAVEFGHDISLSEQIAVSTQGLRLLAERFDAVGTRATLFTTANYALHEPELIQGLATKHEIASHGYYHTTFEPADLLKSRLALEKLLGRPVTGFRRARMGFVDPNDVQQAGYRYNSSLHPTYLPGRYNHWGEPRHPFQEMGVWQVPASVTPTLRLPLFWLSLKNFPFSYYKQLCRQTLQSDGFLNLYVHPWEFTDLSAYGNIPTYVRRHSRDALLDRVESLLRYLKPMGEFSTMDEFVEQLSIR
- a CDS encoding ion channel; translation: MSPITSTSPKNLRGADSQLVHQEEQRQDLGFGTKLSEAYSRLINKDGSFNIKRVNEAFWDRLNVYNRLIMMRWASFLSWVILAYLVANLVFAGIYMLAGADNLKSSNDQAFNGDFWKAFFFSAQTLTTVGYGHIAPNSFLTSSIAAFESMLGLLAFALATGLLYGRFSRPTAHIRFSAKAVFAPYLDVNGWMFRVINARANQLIDVEVEVSLSRLETRPDGTKYRRYNSLNLERHKVAFFPTNWTLVHPITTESPLHGCTPEDLANSDAEFLILLRATDDTFSQTVHTRYSYRYDEVLWGRKFRAMFDGSQHGMVTLDLNKLDETDEVPLN